A genomic window from Aureibacillus halotolerans includes:
- the mnmE gene encoding tRNA uridine-5-carboxymethylaminomethyl(34) synthesis GTPase MnmE, with the protein MENETIAAISTPMGEGAIGIVRLSGPKAISIADTVYRGATPLASVASHTIHYGKIIDAKTEQRLEEVMVSVMKAPKTFTKEDVVEVNCHGGVVSIQRILQLLLRQGARLAEPGEFTKRAFLNGRIDLSQAEAVMDLIRAKTDQAMTSAMHQVEGRLANAIETLRQQVLEALAQVEVNIDYPEYDDVEEMTQQTLVTYASQVRTSIDALLTTASQGKILREGLHTAIIGRPNVGKSSLLNSLAHDTRAIVTEVPGTTRDVIEEYVNVRGVPLKLIDTAGIRETEDIVERIGVERSRKVLQEAELILLVINQNEPLTDEEERLFEATKEFNVIVILNKTDLPINADRERIELLAKGRPIVATSLLNEEGLEALEQAIASLFFESGVESGDSTYVSNSRHIALLHEARQAVEDVIQGVESGMPVDIVQIDMQKAWELLGEITGDTVGESLIDQLFSQFCLGK; encoded by the coding sequence GCATTGTCAGACTTAGTGGACCGAAAGCAATTTCGATTGCAGATACTGTGTATCGAGGTGCAACCCCTCTAGCGTCGGTTGCTAGTCATACAATTCATTACGGCAAAATCATTGACGCCAAAACAGAACAGCGACTGGAAGAAGTCATGGTGTCCGTAATGAAGGCACCAAAAACGTTTACGAAAGAGGATGTTGTCGAGGTTAATTGCCATGGTGGCGTTGTTTCCATTCAACGAATCCTGCAGCTATTATTGAGACAAGGAGCACGACTTGCAGAGCCTGGTGAGTTTACAAAACGAGCTTTTCTTAATGGTCGAATCGACTTATCTCAGGCTGAAGCGGTCATGGATCTGATACGTGCGAAAACCGATCAGGCGATGACAAGTGCGATGCATCAAGTGGAAGGGCGACTAGCCAACGCGATTGAGACATTGCGTCAGCAAGTGCTTGAAGCGTTGGCGCAGGTCGAGGTGAACATCGACTATCCGGAGTATGATGATGTCGAGGAAATGACACAGCAAACGCTTGTGACCTATGCGTCTCAAGTGCGTACGTCCATTGATGCCCTGTTAACGACAGCCTCACAAGGCAAAATTTTAAGAGAAGGTTTGCACACCGCAATCATTGGTCGTCCAAATGTGGGCAAGTCCTCGCTATTGAATAGCCTTGCCCATGATACTCGTGCCATTGTCACGGAAGTTCCAGGCACCACACGTGACGTCATCGAGGAATATGTCAATGTACGCGGGGTTCCACTCAAGCTCATTGATACAGCGGGAATTCGTGAAACGGAGGACATTGTTGAACGTATTGGTGTCGAACGGTCTCGAAAGGTTTTGCAGGAAGCAGAGCTCATTTTGCTTGTGATTAATCAAAACGAACCGCTTACTGATGAAGAAGAACGATTGTTTGAAGCAACCAAAGAGTTCAATGTGATCGTGATTTTAAATAAAACGGACTTGCCCATAAATGCGGACCGTGAGAGAATCGAGCTACTGGCTAAAGGACGCCCGATTGTCGCAACCTCACTTTTAAACGAGGAAGGTTTGGAAGCATTGGAGCAGGCGATCGCCTCTCTCTTTTTTGAGAGTGGGGTAGAGAGCGGTGATTCGACTTATGTGTCGAATTCCCGTCATATCGCACTGCTTCATGAGGCTCGGCAAGCAGTTGAGGATGTCATTCAAGGCGTAGAGAGTGGAATGCCCGTGGACATCGTGCAAATTGATATGCAAAAGGCATGGGAGCTACTGGGAGAAATCACAGGCGATACAGTCGGTGAATCGCTTATTGATCAGTTGTTTTCTCAATTTTGCCTTGGAAAATAA
- the mnmG gene encoding tRNA uridine-5-carboxymethylaminomethyl(34) synthesis enzyme MnmG, which produces MSYEGGHYDVIVIGAGHAGVEAGLAAARMGAKTLMLTLNLDMVAFMPCNPSIGGPAKGIVVREIDALGGEMAKTIDKTYIQMRMLNTRKGPAVRALRAQADKFSYQHEMKKTLENEPNLTLRQGMVEELLIEDGECKGVLTQTGATYTASSTVITTGTFLRGEIILGSLKYSSGPNNQQPSIKLSEHLERLGFDLVRFKTGTPPRVNGHTIDYSKTEEQPGDEELRAFSYDTVDFITNQIPCWLTYTSERTHQIIDENLHLSPMYSGMIKGTGPRYCPSIEDKIVRFNDKPRHQIFLEPEGRNTNEVYVQGLSTSLPEHVQRDMLKTIGGLENVEMMRPGYAIEYDAIVPTQLWPTLETKKIACLFTAGQINGTSGYEEAAGQGIMAGINAGRKALGRDPVILDRAQAYIGVLIDDLVTKGTNEPYRLLTSRAEYRLLLRHDNADLRLTELGYELGMISDERYEGFTQKREAVEREKKRLYQRILKPTEELQELVQTLGGSPLKDGVRASDFLKRPEVHYAHIEAVAPAEEPVLADVAEQVEIQIKYEGYIEKSMQQVEKMKKMDLKKVPLDIDYAAIKGLANEAKQKLQEVRPLSVGQASRISGVNPADVSILLVYLEQGRIAKVSNQ; this is translated from the coding sequence ATGTCATATGAAGGCGGACATTATGATGTCATTGTGATAGGCGCTGGCCACGCAGGCGTGGAAGCAGGGCTAGCCGCTGCAAGAATGGGCGCCAAAACACTGATGCTAACCTTAAATCTCGATATGGTCGCATTTATGCCGTGCAATCCTTCGATTGGTGGACCGGCAAAGGGGATTGTTGTTCGGGAAATTGATGCCCTTGGCGGAGAAATGGCGAAAACGATTGATAAAACGTATATTCAAATGCGAATGCTCAACACACGTAAAGGACCTGCTGTAAGGGCGTTGCGTGCACAAGCAGATAAGTTTAGCTATCAGCATGAAATGAAAAAAACACTCGAAAATGAGCCAAACTTAACGTTGCGGCAAGGCATGGTTGAGGAGCTGTTGATTGAGGACGGGGAATGCAAAGGGGTTCTGACACAAACGGGTGCCACCTACACCGCTTCGTCCACCGTGATTACGACTGGAACGTTTTTGCGCGGTGAAATTATTCTTGGGTCACTAAAATATTCGAGTGGACCAAACAATCAGCAACCGTCCATCAAGCTGTCTGAGCATCTGGAGCGTCTTGGGTTTGATCTCGTCAGATTTAAAACAGGGACGCCACCAAGAGTCAATGGGCACACCATTGATTATTCCAAAACGGAAGAACAGCCGGGGGACGAAGAGTTACGAGCATTTTCTTACGATACGGTAGACTTCATTACCAATCAGATTCCATGCTGGCTCACCTACACGTCGGAAAGAACGCATCAAATCATTGACGAAAACTTACATCTTTCGCCAATGTATTCTGGTATGATTAAAGGGACAGGTCCGAGGTATTGTCCGTCAATTGAAGACAAAATTGTTCGGTTTAACGACAAGCCACGGCATCAAATTTTCCTTGAGCCTGAAGGACGTAATACAAACGAGGTTTATGTACAGGGGCTTTCTACAAGCTTGCCAGAGCATGTCCAACGTGACATGCTGAAGACAATTGGCGGGTTGGAAAACGTGGAAATGATGCGCCCAGGATATGCCATTGAGTACGATGCGATTGTGCCTACTCAATTGTGGCCGACGCTTGAAACGAAAAAAATTGCCTGTTTGTTTACAGCTGGTCAAATCAATGGCACATCAGGCTATGAGGAAGCCGCTGGACAAGGCATTATGGCAGGAATTAACGCGGGTCGGAAGGCTTTAGGACGTGACCCTGTTATTCTCGATCGTGCACAGGCCTACATTGGCGTTTTGATTGACGATCTTGTCACAAAAGGAACGAATGAGCCTTACCGTTTGCTGACATCAAGAGCTGAATATCGCTTGCTGCTTCGTCATGACAATGCCGATTTGCGTTTAACGGAGTTAGGGTATGAGCTCGGCATGATTTCTGACGAGCGGTATGAAGGATTTACGCAAAAAAGAGAAGCGGTCGAACGCGAGAAAAAACGATTGTATCAACGTATCCTTAAGCCTACCGAAGAGCTTCAGGAGCTCGTTCAAACATTGGGCGGCAGCCCTTTGAAGGATGGCGTTCGGGCGTCAGATTTTCTAAAGCGTCCGGAAGTTCACTACGCGCATATCGAAGCAGTAGCACCCGCTGAAGAGCCTGTACTAGCCGATGTCGCGGAACAGGTTGAGATTCAAATTAAATATGAAGGTTATATTGAGAAATCAATGCAACAAGTTGAAAAAATGAAAAAGATGGACCTGAAAAAGGTTCCTTTGGATATTGACTATGCGGCCATTAAAGGGCTAGCGAATGAAGCAAAGCAAAAGCTCCAAGAGGTACGACCGTTGTCTGTTGGTCAGGCATCCCGCATTTCAGGCGTTAACCCAGCAGACGTATCGATTTTGCTCGTCTATCTCGAGCAAGGTCGTATCGCAAAGGTGTCCAATCAGTAG
- the rsmG gene encoding 16S rRNA (guanine(527)-N(7))-methyltransferase RsmG, which produces MTGETFERLVGEMGIRLTSEQLQQFQHYYAILVEWNEVMNLTSITEEGEVYEKHFYDSLTPTQFIDFSKVTSICDVGSGAGFPGIPLKICFPHLQLTIVDSLQKRIGFLNHLSVQLGLNNVALYHDRAEFFGRKEGIRESFDVVTSRAVARMSVLSEFCLPLVKKGGTFMALKGSRANDELTEGQAAIHLLGGELEDIHTLELPIEKSVRTIVTVKKKRLTPKKYPRKAGLPNRSPLS; this is translated from the coding sequence ATGACAGGCGAAACTTTTGAACGGCTGGTCGGAGAGATGGGCATCCGCCTTACCTCCGAACAGCTGCAGCAATTCCAACACTATTATGCCATTCTTGTTGAATGGAATGAGGTCATGAACTTGACATCCATCACTGAAGAGGGTGAGGTGTACGAGAAGCATTTCTATGATTCGTTAACGCCAACTCAATTCATTGATTTCTCCAAGGTGACTTCCATTTGTGATGTCGGCTCAGGCGCAGGTTTTCCTGGCATCCCATTAAAAATATGTTTCCCGCATCTGCAATTAACGATTGTAGATTCATTGCAAAAACGCATTGGATTTCTAAACCATCTATCGGTACAGCTTGGGTTGAACAATGTGGCGCTCTATCATGATAGAGCTGAGTTTTTCGGACGAAAAGAAGGCATTCGAGAGTCGTTTGATGTCGTCACATCACGAGCTGTCGCTCGCATGTCGGTGCTTTCCGAGTTTTGTCTTCCTCTTGTGAAAAAAGGAGGCACGTTTATGGCTTTAAAAGGATCTCGAGCGAACGATGAGCTCACTGAAGGCCAGGCGGCTATTCACCTTCTTGGTGGTGAGTTAGAGGACATCCACACGCTTGAACTGCCAATAGAGAAAAGTGTTCGAACCATTGTGACCGTCAAGAAAAAGCGTCTGACGCCAAAAAAATATCCCAGAAAAGCTGGCCTTCCCAACAGATCTCCGTTATCGTAA
- the noc gene encoding nucleoid occlusion protein gives MKHPFSRLFGIGDKPPHEEAQEEEQANEEVRQIPVESIVPNQFQPRTVFIDEKIIELAQTIHTHGIIQPIVVRPMADDRFEIIAGERRWRAVSKLGWTEVPAIVKTFDDKQTASVALIENLQREELTVIEEARAYQRLLELHELTQEALAQRLGKGQSTIANKLRLLKLPSSIQEALLAKEITERHARAMIGLKNEENQLKLLQEIIEKQLNVKQTEEWIQRLREQTEKKAAPKPKRKAYSRDMRLAMNTIRQSLDMVTENGLDIDTDEEEFEEYYQFIIKIPKK, from the coding sequence ATGAAGCATCCGTTTTCTCGTTTGTTTGGAATTGGGGACAAGCCGCCCCATGAGGAAGCGCAGGAAGAAGAGCAGGCAAATGAAGAAGTCAGGCAGATCCCTGTCGAAAGTATAGTTCCTAATCAATTTCAGCCTCGAACGGTGTTTATTGATGAGAAAATTATTGAGCTAGCGCAAACGATTCATACCCATGGCATCATTCAGCCGATTGTCGTTCGTCCAATGGCCGATGACCGCTTTGAAATCATTGCAGGTGAACGTCGTTGGAGAGCTGTCTCAAAGCTCGGCTGGACAGAGGTCCCGGCTATTGTGAAAACGTTTGATGACAAGCAGACGGCTTCTGTGGCATTAATTGAGAACCTCCAACGAGAGGAATTGACGGTCATCGAGGAAGCACGAGCCTATCAACGTCTTCTTGAGCTTCATGAATTAACACAGGAAGCACTGGCTCAGCGCCTTGGAAAAGGGCAGTCAACCATTGCGAATAAGTTAAGGCTTTTAAAGTTGCCTTCATCCATTCAAGAGGCGCTATTGGCGAAAGAAATTACAGAACGTCACGCCCGTGCAATGATTGGCTTGAAAAATGAAGAGAATCAGCTCAAGCTGCTCCAAGAGATCATCGAAAAGCAGTTAAACGTCAAGCAGACTGAAGAGTGGATTCAACGATTACGCGAACAGACAGAGAAAAAAGCCGCGCCAAAGCCGAAAAGAAAAGCCTATAGCCGTGATATGCGCTTGGCGATGAACACCATTCGTCAATCATTGGACATGGTCACTGAAAATGGGCTTGACATTGATACAGACGAAGAAGAATTTGAGGAATACTATCAGTTTATTATCAAGATTCCAAAGAAGTAA
- a CDS encoding ParA family protein, whose product MAKIMAVANQKGGVGKTTTSVNLSACLAYAGKKVLLVDIDPQGNATSGAGVDKADVDQCIYDVLADDVETHLVIQSSSVENLDVIPATIQLAGAEIELVPTISREVRLKRALDQISSRYDYIIIDCPPSLGLLTINALTASESVIIPVQCEYYALEGLSQLLNTVRLVQKHLNKSLMIEGVLLTMLDARTNLGIQVIDEVKKYFQEKVYQTIIPRNVRLGEAPSHGKPIIIYDPKSRGADVYLDFAKEVMANG is encoded by the coding sequence GTGGCAAAAATTATGGCTGTCGCCAATCAAAAAGGCGGCGTTGGCAAGACAACCACCTCTGTTAACTTGAGTGCCTGTTTAGCCTATGCTGGCAAAAAGGTGCTTCTTGTTGATATCGATCCACAAGGCAATGCGACGAGCGGCGCAGGTGTGGACAAGGCGGATGTTGATCAGTGCATTTACGATGTATTAGCGGATGACGTTGAAACGCATCTTGTAATACAGTCCTCAAGTGTAGAAAATCTTGATGTCATTCCTGCCACGATTCAGTTGGCTGGTGCAGAAATTGAACTTGTTCCAACGATTTCACGAGAAGTACGTTTGAAGCGTGCATTGGATCAAATTAGTAGCCGTTATGATTACATTATTATTGATTGTCCACCTTCATTAGGGCTTCTTACTATTAATGCCTTGACGGCTTCAGAGTCCGTCATTATTCCTGTTCAATGTGAATATTACGCGCTTGAAGGGCTGAGCCAATTGCTCAATACAGTGCGACTTGTGCAAAAGCATCTGAATAAGTCCTTAATGATTGAAGGCGTATTGCTGACAATGCTCGATGCTCGGACGAACTTAGGTATTCAAGTCATTGATGAAGTCAAAAAATATTTTCAGGAAAAAGTGTACCAAACGATTATTCCACGCAATGTACGCCTGGGCGAGGCGCCCAGTCATGGGAAACCCATCATTATTTATGATCCGAAATCAAGAGGAGCCGATGTATACTTAGATTTTGCGAAGGAAGTGATGGCCAATGGCTAG
- a CDS encoding ParB/RepB/Spo0J family partition protein: MARGLGKGIGAFFPEAQPGEEDSVQQLAMTALRPNPYQPRKHFDKQALHELAESIKTHGVLQPIIVRKSIKGYDIVAGERRFRASQEAGVSDIPAIVREMTDQQMMELALLENLQREDLSPIEEASAYQKLMEELSLTQEQLAARLGKSRPHIANHLRLLTLPTYARELIEQKKLSMGHGRALLGLKNKRKLKPLITKVEKDQINVRQLEQLIQKMNQQGQRDAKKPAPQTAYIKEREGYLRERFGTAVHISQNQKKGKIEIEFYSNEDLQRILEMLHEES; encoded by the coding sequence ATGGCTAGAGGTTTAGGCAAAGGAATCGGTGCTTTTTTTCCAGAGGCACAGCCTGGTGAAGAGGATTCGGTGCAACAGCTAGCTATGACAGCTTTACGCCCTAATCCTTACCAGCCCCGCAAGCATTTTGATAAACAGGCACTACACGAATTGGCTGAGTCGATTAAAACACACGGCGTCCTACAACCCATCATTGTTCGTAAAAGCATCAAGGGCTACGATATTGTGGCGGGAGAGCGTCGATTTAGAGCAAGCCAAGAGGCAGGCGTTTCGGACATTCCAGCGATCGTCAGAGAGATGACCGATCAGCAGATGATGGAGCTGGCATTGCTTGAGAACTTGCAACGGGAAGACCTTTCGCCCATTGAGGAAGCAAGCGCCTACCAAAAATTGATGGAGGAGCTGTCGCTCACTCAGGAGCAGCTAGCTGCCCGTTTAGGCAAAAGTAGGCCCCATATTGCGAACCACTTGCGCTTATTGACGCTACCAACTTATGCAAGAGAGCTGATTGAACAGAAAAAGCTAAGCATGGGTCACGGTCGAGCGTTGCTTGGTTTGAAAAACAAGCGAAAGCTAAAGCCTTTGATTACAAAGGTGGAAAAGGATCAGATCAATGTGCGTCAGCTAGAGCAGCTTATTCAAAAAATGAATCAGCAAGGACAGCGTGATGCAAAAAAACCAGCGCCACAAACTGCGTATATCAAGGAACGTGAAGGGTATTTGCGCGAGAGGTTTGGCACGGCGGTACACATCTCACAAAATCAGAAAAAAGGCAAAATCGAAATTGAGTTTTACTCGAATGAGGATCTGCAGCGTATTCTAGAGATGTTACACGAAGAGTCTTAA
- a CDS encoding aminotransferase class V-fold PLP-dependent enzyme, which yields MSEIRDQVPEKSLERKEVDFMIYLDHAATSFPKPPAVIEAVTDALTNTAANPGRGSYALARQADTVVDRTRQAVKTFFSMPPSGHVLFFPHATGALNQVIKGFPFEPGDHVITTSLEHNAVRRPLGFLEADGMISVSKVPWQETTDAILEKVEDALRLHTKMLIVTHGSNVTGDIWPIQALGELAEAHGICFVVDASQTAGFLSINMETAGMDFLVAPGHKGLLGPQGTGILLAKSDAYDLLPQQHGGTGDSSESMGLPQEWPGRFESGTMNVAGIAGLYAGLKVLQEHGLDELQREKQTLTTQCVEGLRAMNHVTVYGHRSEQIALPVVLFSIADVDAQEAAMILDQSYEIAVRAGLHCAPDAHKWAKTPAGGGLRASFGWSTSKDDIEALLKAVSDIIQAYHGA from the coding sequence GTGTCCGAAATAAGGGACCAAGTGCCCGAAAAGTCATTAGAAAGAAAAGAGGTCGATTTTATGATTTATCTTGATCACGCAGCAACATCATTTCCGAAGCCCCCAGCTGTCATTGAAGCTGTGACGGATGCATTGACCAATACGGCAGCCAATCCTGGCAGAGGGAGCTATGCACTTGCGCGTCAAGCGGATACGGTGGTTGATCGCACGCGCCAAGCCGTGAAAACCTTTTTTTCCATGCCGCCGAGTGGGCATGTGCTCTTTTTTCCGCATGCGACCGGCGCTTTGAACCAAGTCATTAAAGGCTTCCCCTTCGAACCAGGGGACCATGTCATTACGACGTCTCTTGAACACAATGCGGTGCGGCGACCGCTTGGTTTTCTGGAAGCAGACGGCATGATTTCGGTATCGAAAGTGCCATGGCAGGAAACAACGGATGCTATTTTGGAAAAGGTGGAAGACGCATTGCGCTTGCACACAAAAATGCTCATCGTTACGCACGGCTCCAATGTGACGGGGGATATTTGGCCGATTCAAGCCCTTGGTGAGCTTGCGGAGGCACACGGCATCTGCTTTGTCGTCGATGCTTCACAAACGGCGGGGTTTCTATCAATTAACATGGAAACGGCGGGGATGGATTTTCTTGTCGCCCCAGGACACAAAGGACTGCTCGGTCCGCAGGGGACAGGTATTCTGCTCGCCAAAAGTGATGCGTATGACCTTCTGCCCCAGCAGCATGGAGGAACTGGGGATTCCTCTGAATCAATGGGATTACCTCAGGAATGGCCGGGGCGTTTTGAGAGTGGGACAATGAATGTCGCAGGTATTGCCGGGCTATACGCGGGATTGAAGGTGCTTCAAGAGCACGGATTGGATGAACTTCAACGGGAGAAGCAAACGTTGACGACCCAATGTGTTGAAGGCTTACGAGCGATGAACCATGTCACGGTGTACGGGCATCGATCAGAACAAATCGCTTTACCAGTCGTTTTGTTTTCGATTGCTGATGTTGACGCGCAAGAAGCCGCAATGATTCTTGACCAATCGTATGAGATTGCTGTTCGAGCAGGGCTCCATTGTGCACCAGATGCGCATAAGTGGGCAAAGACGCCCGCAGGCGGTGGCCTACGGGCGAGTTTTGGATGGTCCACGTCAAAAGACGATATTGAGGCGCTATTGAAGGCTGTGTCTGACATAATTCAAGCGTATCATGGTGCTTGA
- the yyaC gene encoding spore protease YyaC has product MNLRTKFFTKRGKSNYVHYEDEEGPQKLAMLLQRLAQPLPSQDIVIVFIGTDRSTGDSLGPLSGSLLLDKAPEVLHVYGTLGDPVHAVNLEERLTQIHETHHKPFVVAVDACLGKIQSVGFAAVGEGALKPGAGVQKQLPEVGDVHINGIVNVSGFMEFFVLQNTRLHTVMSLAQLISAGMAMWDQWLLEQAPSENNSKLLRESMKAAYRVSSAATLESSQAKDPYQAP; this is encoded by the coding sequence ATGAATCTACGGACGAAATTTTTCACAAAACGAGGCAAAAGCAATTATGTGCATTACGAAGACGAGGAAGGCCCACAAAAGCTAGCTATGCTGCTTCAACGCCTCGCTCAGCCTTTACCTTCTCAGGATATTGTTATCGTGTTTATCGGTACAGATCGCTCCACTGGGGATTCCTTAGGACCATTGTCAGGTTCGTTGCTTCTAGACAAGGCCCCCGAAGTGCTTCATGTGTATGGGACGCTTGGCGATCCTGTTCATGCCGTCAATCTCGAAGAAAGGCTTACACAGATTCATGAAACCCATCACAAGCCTTTTGTCGTGGCGGTCGATGCGTGTCTTGGAAAAATACAATCTGTAGGTTTTGCGGCGGTTGGAGAAGGGGCATTAAAGCCTGGGGCAGGCGTGCAGAAGCAGCTTCCAGAGGTTGGGGACGTGCACATCAATGGCATTGTGAATGTCAGTGGTTTTATGGAGTTTTTTGTCCTGCAAAACACACGCCTTCATACCGTGATGTCCCTCGCCCAATTAATTTCAGCGGGCATGGCCATGTGGGATCAATGGCTGCTTGAACAAGCGCCTTCTGAGAACAATTCAAAGCTTTTAAGGGAAAGTATGAAGGCGGCGTATCGAGTGTCAAGTGCTGCTACTCTTGAGTCGTCGCAAGCGAAGGACCCCTATCAAGCACCATGA
- a CDS encoding YkvI family membrane protein codes for MWRAGFKWIYLILGTIIGAGYASGREIWQFFGEGSSLAIALFTVLFAICCYVIMSISRRLKTEHYLLVLQEVVGLRLAKVYDVVIVIYLFMTTFIMLAGGGATLESFDIPYVIGVAIICIAVVVLFFWGTEGMLSANTFILPILVTSLVVILFLFLYQQEGPLQMDVLNQSNWPASLTFTALNLLSLTAVLSAVGHQMKTRGELAIASVGSAAVLGGLTLLYNTSLSKVAHELVFYEIPLFAILKNYPWVMIVMMSLLLWFAIYTTALACIFGLVSRLKKRIRLSMWQLALLFVLLMLPFTGFGFGPLIDVLYPIYGLINLYLFSALLLYPITRKFAQ; via the coding sequence ATGTGGCGGGCTGGCTTTAAGTGGATATATTTAATTTTAGGTACCATTATCGGGGCAGGATATGCGTCTGGAAGGGAAATTTGGCAATTTTTTGGTGAAGGCAGTTCACTCGCCATTGCACTGTTCACAGTGTTGTTTGCCATTTGCTGTTACGTCATTATGTCGATCAGCAGGCGTCTGAAAACGGAGCATTATTTGCTTGTTCTTCAAGAAGTGGTTGGTCTTCGTTTGGCAAAGGTCTACGACGTTGTCATTGTCATTTACCTGTTTATGACGACATTTATAATGTTGGCGGGTGGTGGCGCGACGCTTGAATCCTTTGATATCCCATACGTGATTGGTGTAGCGATCATCTGCATTGCCGTTGTCGTTCTCTTTTTTTGGGGGACGGAAGGCATGCTCTCCGCCAATACCTTTATTTTGCCGATTTTAGTGACAAGCCTCGTGGTCATTTTATTTCTTTTCTTGTACCAACAAGAAGGACCTTTGCAAATGGATGTGCTCAATCAAAGCAATTGGCCAGCGTCATTAACCTTTACGGCGTTAAATCTCTTGTCGCTCACGGCTGTCCTGTCAGCGGTCGGTCATCAGATGAAAACAAGGGGCGAGTTGGCCATCGCCAGTGTAGGTAGTGCAGCGGTTCTTGGTGGGTTAACTTTGCTGTACAATACGTCATTGTCCAAAGTTGCTCATGAACTCGTTTTTTATGAAATCCCATTGTTTGCGATTTTGAAAAACTATCCGTGGGTCATGATTGTTATGATGTCGCTTTTGCTCTGGTTCGCCATTTATACGACCGCCTTAGCTTGCATATTCGGGTTAGTGTCGAGACTGAAAAAGCGAATTCGTTTGTCGATGTGGCAACTTGCACTCTTATTTGTTCTGCTGATGCTCCCATTTACAGGCTTTGGTTTTGGCCCGTTAATCGACGTTCTTTATCCTATTTATGGGTTAATCAATTTGTATTTGTTTTCTGCCTTACTCCTATACCCTATTACCCGCAAATTCGCGCAATGA
- a CDS encoding DUF951 domain-containing protein, with the protein MEQKTFGLYDVVEMKKPHPCGENRWQIIRMGMDIRCKCQGCGQSVLFPRKEFSKKMKKMLERHEPTEED; encoded by the coding sequence ATGGAACAAAAAACGTTTGGTCTCTATGATGTAGTTGAAATGAAAAAGCCCCATCCATGTGGGGAAAATCGTTGGCAGATTATTCGAATGGGGATGGATATTCGCTGCAAGTGTCAAGGATGTGGACAAAGTGTGCTGTTTCCACGGAAAGAATTTTCCAAAAAAATGAAAAAAATGCTCGAACGCCATGAACCGACAGAAGAAGACTAG